The Flaviflexus equikiangi genome contains the following window.
ACGGCTCCGCCCTGTTCCAGCGCGGCGAGACCCAGATCATGGGCGTCACGACGCTCAACATGCTGAAGATGGAGCAGCAGCTCGACAACCTCTCCCCGGAGAAGTCGAAGCGCTACATGCACCACTACAACTTCCCGCCCTACTCGACCGGTGAGACCGGCCGAGTCGGTTCCCCGAAGCGCCGCGAGATCGGACACGGCATGCTCGCAGAGCGCGCCCTCGTCCCGGTCCTGCCCGCCCGCGAAGACTTCCCGTACGCGATCCGTCAGGTATCCGAGGCTCTCGGCTCCAACGGCTCGACGTCGATGGGCTCCGTCTGCGCATCGACCCTGTCGCTCCTCAACGCCGGCGTGCCGCTGCGCGCCTCCGTCGCCGGTATCGCCATGGGCCTCATGAGCGAGGTTATCGATGGGGAGCACCGCTTTGTTGCTCTGACCGATATCCTCGGCGCTGAAGATGCTCTGGGCGACATGGACTTCAAGGTTGCCGGTACACGCGAGTTCGTGACAGCTATCCAGCTCGACACGAAGCTTGATGGCCTCCCGGCCCAGGTGCTCGCAGCCGCCCTCGGGCAGGCCCGCGATGCTCGTCTTGCGATCCTCGACATCCTCGACGACGCCATCTCCGTGCCCGATGAGATGAACGACACCGCCCCCCGGATCATCACGGTCAAGATCCCTGTCGACAAGATCGGCGAGGTCATCGGCCCCAAGGGCAAGATGATCAACCAGATCCAGGAGGACACCGGCGCTGACATCTCGATCGAAGATGACGGATCCGTGTTCATCGGAGCGACGACCGGTTCAGCTGCTGACGCGGCACGCCAGGCCATCAACTCCATCGCCAACCCGACCATGCCAGAGGTTGGTGAACGGTTCGTGGGCACAGTCGTCAAGACGACGTCCTTCGGCGCGTTCGTCTCGCTCTCGCCCGGCAAGGATGGCCTCCTCCACATCACCCAGATCCGCCGCATGGTCGGTGGCAAGCGTGTCGAGAGCGTCGAAGACGTCCTCAACGTGGGTGACAAGGTTCAGGTCGAGCTCGCAGAGATCGATCAGCGCGGCAAGCTCTCCCTCCACGCCATCGTCGAAGGCGAAGAGAACGAGCAGGCCGACGAGGTCGCCAACGACGTCGAGACCGACGAGAACGGCACAGAGGAGAACGGCACGGAGGAGCGCGGCGAGCGCAAGCCCCGCAACCGTCAGCGTCGCCGTACCCGCAAGTCCGACGAAGACTAGCAGCGATCGGCTTCTGCCGATGTAGCTACAGTGGGCCGATCAATCGATCGGCCCACACTCGTCTCTCCCGGCACGGTCTGTGACTGATTGTGAACGCACACGTCTGCGGGCGAACGTGACCGGTAGAGTGGCACGCATGAAGGTAGCAGTTATTGGAGCACAGGGCCGCATGGGGACCGCCATGTCCGCCGGAGTTCAAGCAACAGAGGGGCTCGACCTCGTGGCGTCACTCGATGCGGGTGACGAGATCACGGTGGGCTCGCTCAACGGGGCAGAGGCAGCGATCGAGTTCACGAGGCCGGACTCGACCGTGGCGAACGTGCTCGCGTTGATCGACGCGGGCGTCCACTGCGTGGTCGGCACGACGGGATGGATGGGGGAGAGCCTCGACCTCGTCAAGGAGAAGCTCGAGCAGAACCCCTCCATCGGCGTTCTCATCGCACCCAACTATGCACTCTCAGCGGTGCTGGCGATGGCGTTCGCGAAGAAGGCCGCCGCCTATTTCGAATCTGCCGAAGTCATCGAGCTCCATCACCCCGGCAAGGTCGACGCGCCGTCTGGCACGGCGCTGACCACCGCCCAGCACATTGCGCAGGCACGCAGGGAGGCCGGTCTGGGGGAGATGCCGGACGCGACGGAGACGGATCCGCACGGTGCCCGCGGTGCCGTCATCGAGGGAGTCCACGTCCATGCCGTCCGTCTTCGCGGTTTGACCGCACATGAAGAGGTGGTGTTCGGGAATCCTGGGGAACAGTTGACGATCCGCACAGACTCCTTCGACAGGGAATCTTTCTTCCCGGGGGTCCTTCTGGGCCTGCGCGAGGTTGGAAAGCGGCCTGGCTTGACGTATGGACTGGATCAGCTGATGGAGCTGTGAATATCCGAATCTTGCTCATGGCGTGGCTCTGGATCCCTCGGCGATCCGCAGAGTGTGAGGCTTCGTCCCGAACCACTCATCGATAGTCCGCATTGAGAAGACCGTGATGGGGCCGCAGCATGTGCTGCGGCCCCATCACGTCGGGAACCAGTAGGAGAGGAAGTCCCCGAGCAGGTGGGCAGCTCCTTGAATGGTGACTGCGGAGCTGCCCACCGTTGGTTCTAGTAGGTCCGGTTCAGTGTCTGGGTGTCGACGCCGTCGCCATCCCAGTCACCGATGAGGATCGTGTCGCTGGCCCGACCATAACCGATGGTCCAGTCAGCAGCCCCGCCCGCGAGAGCGTTGTTGATGTGGAAGACATTGCCACGACGCAGGGAGACAGTGTCAACACCATCACCATCGAAGTCACCAGCAAACGCCTCATCACTCACCCGGCCGTAGTTGAACACGGAATCCGCATCCCCACCACCGAGAGTGTTGTTGATGTAGAACGCATTCCCACGACGCACAGCAAGCGTGTCGACGTCATCGCCATCCCAGTCACCAACGAGAACCTCATCACCGGCGCGACCGTAGTTGAACTCAACATCGGCGTTACCACCGGCAAGG
Protein-coding sequences here:
- the dapB gene encoding 4-hydroxy-tetrahydrodipicolinate reductase, which encodes MKVAVIGAQGRMGTAMSAGVQATEGLDLVASLDAGDEITVGSLNGAEAAIEFTRPDSTVANVLALIDAGVHCVVGTTGWMGESLDLVKEKLEQNPSIGVLIAPNYALSAVLAMAFAKKAAAYFESAEVIELHHPGKVDAPSGTALTTAQHIAQARREAGLGEMPDATETDPHGARGAVIEGVHVHAVRLRGLTAHEEVVFGNPGEQLTIRTDSFDRESFFPGVLLGLREVGKRPGLTYGLDQLMEL
- a CDS encoding polyribonucleotide nucleotidyltransferase; this encodes MEGPDVKFAEAIIDNGSFGTRTIRFETGLLARQAAGSTMAYLDGETAILSATAVSKAPKDHFDFFPLTVDVEERAYAAGRIPGSFFRREARPGTDAILACRLIDRPLRPAFAKGLRNEVQVVATIMSVHPDDAYDVLAINAASMSTTLSPLPFSGPIGGVRVALIDNQWVAFPRYSELNRASFTMVVAGRIVEDDVAVMMVEAEAGEYAWDLIQAGAQAPTEETVAEGLEAAKSFIRVLCEAQQQLVDEAGKETQDYPVFLPYTDEQFARVEKQIGDRLQPILQLVGKAERDDALNELTTHVVAELSTDYPEGAGELAAAVNSVFKKQMRHRVLTEGVRMDGRQPAEIRSITAETNVLPRVHGSALFQRGETQIMGVTTLNMLKMEQQLDNLSPEKSKRYMHHYNFPPYSTGETGRVGSPKRREIGHGMLAERALVPVLPAREDFPYAIRQVSEALGSNGSTSMGSVCASTLSLLNAGVPLRASVAGIAMGLMSEVIDGEHRFVALTDILGAEDALGDMDFKVAGTREFVTAIQLDTKLDGLPAQVLAAALGQARDARLAILDILDDAISVPDEMNDTAPRIITVKIPVDKIGEVIGPKGKMINQIQEDTGADISIEDDGSVFIGATTGSAADAARQAINSIANPTMPEVGERFVGTVVKTTSFGAFVSLSPGKDGLLHITQIRRMVGGKRVESVEDVLNVGDKVQVELAEIDQRGKLSLHAIVEGEENEQADEVANDVETDENGTEENGTEERGERKPRNRQRRRTRKSDED